From a single Leishmania infantum JPCM5 genome chromosome 36 genomic region:
- a CDS encoding S-adenosylhomocysteine hydrolase → MADYKVKDISLAEWGRKAIELAENEMPGLMELRREYGPSQPLKGAKIAGCLHMTVQTAVLIETLKALGAELRWSSCNIFSTQDNAAAAIAKAGVPVFAWKGETDEEYEWCIAQTVKGFSGDGLPNMILDDGGDLTNLVIDHHPELVPKIFGISEETTTGVKNLYKRLSKGNLPISAINVNDSVTKSKFDNLYGCRESLVDGIKRATDVMIAGKTCCVCGYGDVGKGCAAALRAFGARVVVTEVDPINALQASMEGYQVALVEDVMADAHIFVTTTGNDDIITSEHFPHMRDDAIVCNIGHFDTEIQVGWLEANAKEHVEIKPQVDRYTMENGRHIILLAKGRLVNLGCASGHPSFVMSNSFTNQVLAQIELWSNRDNGKYPRGDKAGVFFLPKALDEKVAALHLAHVGAKLTKLTPKQAEYINCPVNGPFKPDHYRY, encoded by the coding sequence ATGGCGGACTACAAGGTAAAGGACATCAGCCTCGCGGAGTGGGGCCGCAAGGCGATCGAGCTGGCTGAAAACGAGATGCCTGGTCTGATGGAGCTACGCCGCGAGTACGGCCCCTCCCAGCCTTTGAAGGGCGCCAAGATCGCCGGCTGCCTGCACATGACTGTGCAGACTGCCGTGCTGATCGAGACCCTCAAGGCCCTcggtgcggagctgcgctGGTCGTCGTGCAACATCTTTTCCACTCAGGAtaacgccgctgcggccatTGCCAAGGCTGGCGTACCGGTGTTCGCGTGGAAGGGTGAGACAGACGAGGAGTATGAGTGGTGCATCGCCCAGACAGTGAAGGGCTTCAGCGGTGACGGTCTGCCGAACATGATCCtcgacgacggtggcgaccTCACGAATCTGGTGATCGACCACCACCCCGAGCTCGTGCCCAAGATCTTCGGTATCTCCGAGGAGACCACAACGGGTGTGAAGAACCTGTACAAGCGCCTGAGCAAGGGCAACCTCCCCATCTCCGCTATCAACGTTAACGACAGCGTGACGAAGAGCAAGTTCGACAACCTTTACGGCTGCCGAGAGTCCTTGGTGGACGGCATCAAGCGCGCCACGGATGTAATGATTGCCGGCAAGacgtgctgcgtgtgcggaTACGGTGATGTTGGTAagggctgcgccgccgccctgcgCGCCTTCGGCGCTCGCGTCGTGGTAACGGAGGTGGACCCGATCAACGCCCTGCAGGCCTCCATGGAGGGCTACCAGGTCGCTCTGGTCGAGGACGTCATGGCCGATGCGCACATCTTCGTGACGACCACCGGCAACGATGACATCATCACCTCTGAACACTTCCCGCACATGCGCGACGACGCCATTGTGTGCAACATCGGCCACTTCGACACGGAGATCCAGGTGGGATGGCTGGAGGCAAACGCCAAAGAGCACGTGGAAATCAAGCCTCAGGTGGACCGTTATACCATGGAGAACGGCCGCCACATCATCCTGCTGGCTAAGGGCCGCCTGGTCAACCTcggctgcgccagcggccACCCGTCCTTCGTGATGTCCAACTCCTTCACGAACCAGGTGCTGGCTCAGATCGAGCTCTGGAGCAACCGCGACAACGGCAAGTACCCACGCGGTGACAAGGCCGGCGTGTTCTTCCTGCCCAAGGCGCTCGATGAGAAGGTCGCTGCCCTCCACCTTGCCCACGTCGGCGCCAAGCTGACGAAACTGACTCCGAAACAGGCCGAGTACATCAACTGCCCGGTCAACGGCCCGTTCAAGCCGGACCACTACCGCTACTaa
- a CDS encoding putative telomerase reverse transcriptase — MSASFPSIPGFAGPLSLKAFLEEYFGLHLTFAVETASPSPRAAAAAEAPSAAGFRALRDVVLPPNQSFLVVVYVALHASSSPPPTTAHASPTPPTPAPGCAASATGFGRLRQPLTHQTAASTAHDTYVARCSPADRPNSSCSSSSSTGKNGNARGLWRSSAFWLLYTNTSHRPLTDALLRHPWWASFAACLGPAAMGFIEMYCPIVLQLEAMAGGVQVLGPALKHAALETSFSATAPSSEMKGPPPQGSGYVSSRGVKRAVDTGECSGFLPLQKQRRVEAPPKAKAGRRLQRGVVPCSRPRRDDPFASPVNRAAMPVTWAAALTRTDVPRTRLYSVRVSDSDGAGDGSGGALPLPAGFLEAQWLRRHPHSLHRVLQAALPKRVAYGASARRYSVGASERVTGCTSVEDIPMWHVAHVFRWLVLQPPQSGADASPTTPPKFDLPSYLRRLLSTVVDQCSRLDLRGAALKHTGYLEEAFRRQQQGVEPWDVQRLSTPVDVVVSYLRTLLSTLRWAPLKEAKNRSFWGRDAAGSERVLDALMGAVRNWLIAGRHAIVPVSRFLDGVPVAQVPWLNGFYTTTPSLPFSAATSSAARHARRERSHVQQRVWLQFVLFLTQDILPFLLRASFTITWSSKNTHKLLFFPAFVWRRLIRREVRRTRSCGAPRSQMPLAGESARSVGAERVALSSAPCACEGAATAALPTPHSAASKASAAISAPRDVWRAVRTDGVLAHRGARATLATRGGGASCLYASVRFRPDRRKLRPIAVVRSASLRSLKEMARGSPSPYSHASAIVRLLCRLGCSDTDGQLPAATATLLRRVQARSRHNHHTGVHRFPHPLPPHLPHKAALRDALRCLVSGVEEQRVRDGLPRLSNLSHQDEYAELRSFCEEVRRRPALPCEGPAGTAPVVSSASPPSAAACCFAPYVTLVRSDASRCYDNLPQERVLAAVASLVKHDAYRVLRFTAIHALDGEAACKGGCLLRRTFTTRTIACAEAECGVLARIPRGHIYWEEEEEGRTLSGPHTTAAVSRTTKASSRCGANLISGAAVRALLSEHLRHHLVVVSGGNLLEQRVGILQGSPVAMLLCDRLFSDVVDTALSGILSEHAERSLLLRRVDDVLVATTSPAAAERCLQAMQRGWPSVGYLSNPSKLTLSTACGSLVPWCGLLLHDTTLEVSVEWRRIGVLLASLRVGDPHYVHRGDHEPLYLTQRFLAVLQLRVAPTVLCGRMNSKTRQLQTFYEVGLLWSRVVLEKVQEALPAARNRCVAVLLLHPLAVCVGRLCRLLNRHQRFLAARKSACDVSAAEVRACVLTALHRTVQAKLRVLQARTVRVMTAQRGRTPRGTSLKGRQKPPCTNKASSAGCKYCERRRKGRNRRCSTRVCLRSFWWLAAAEVELQWRRSLGALHRAAPHPGEARGSTAPSLSPSASASLLMEDGPLSMHARALSATRLSQT; from the coding sequence ATGTCCGCCTCGTTTCCATCTATTCCGGGCTTTGCCGGCCCGCTGTCCCTCAAAGCCTTCCTGGAAGAGTACTTTGGCCTCCATCTCACGTTTGCCGTAGAAACGGCGTCTCCGTCACCacgggcagccgcagcggcagaggcaccGAGTGCTGCAGGGTTTCGTGCTTTGCGTgatgtggtgctgccgcccaACCAATCATTCCTGGTCGTCGTGTACGTGGCGCTGCacgcctcttcttcccctccgCCTACCACAGCACACGCATCCCCAACACCACCGACACCGGCTCCGGGTTGCGCCGCGTCTGCCACGGGGTTTGGGCGGCTTCGGCAGCCGCTGACCCATCAGACGGCGGCATCGACAGCTCACGATACATATGTGGCACGATGCAGCCCCGCCGACCGACCGAACTCCTCCTGTTCGTCTTCGTCATCCACGGGCAAGAACGGCAACGCTCGTGGTCTCTGGCGTTCCTCCGCCTTTTGGCTTCTCTACACCAACACTTCTCATCGACCCCTCACCGacgctctgctgcgccacccgtGGTGGGCATCGTTTGCCGCCTGCCTGGGTCCCGCAGCTATGGGGTTTATCGAGATGTACTGCCCTATCGTTCTTCAGCTGGAGGCGATGGCTGGCGGGGTGCAGGTGCTCGGACCTGCCCTGAAACATGCAGCATTAGAGACGTCGTTTtccgcgacggcgccgtcatcGGAGATGAAGGGCCCGCCGCCACAGGGAAGCGGCTATGTCTCTTCACGTGGTGTGAAGCGTGCCGTCGACACAGGCGAATGCTCCGGGTTTCTGCCGCTTCAAAAGCAGAGGCGTGTGGAGGCGCCGCCAAAGGCGAAGGCGGGACGAAGGCTCCAGCGAGGGGTCGTCCCGTGTAGCCGTCCACGCCGAGACGATCCTTTTGCCAGTCCCGTGAACCGCGCGGCGATGCCCGTCACCTGGGCGGCCGCGTTGACACGCACCGATGTTCCGCGTACGCGACTCTACAGTGTGCGCGTCTCGGatagcgacggcgccggtgacggaagcggcggcgcgcttcCGCTGCCAGCGGGCTTCCTCGAGGCTCAGTGGCTTCGCCGCCATCCGCATAGTCTGCACCGCGTGCTGCAAGCCGCTCTGCCAAAGAGGGTGGCCTACGGGGCATCTGCGCGGCGCTACTCTGTGGGTGCTAGCGAGAGGGTCACAGGATGCACCAGTGTAGAGGACATACCGATGTGGCACGTGGCGCACGTCTTCCGTTGGTTAGTGCTGCAGCCTCCTCAGAGCGGCGCGGACGCTTCTCCGACAACCCCACCGAAGTTCGACTTGCCGTCCTACCTGCGCCGTCTTCTGTCGACTGTTGTCGACCAGTGCAGTCGCTTGGATCTCCGCGGGGCCGCCCTAAAGCATACCGGCTACCTGGAGGAAGCTTTCCGTCGTCAGCAGCAAGGCGTGGAGCCGTGGGATGTGCAGCGGCTCTCCACCCCCGTCGATGTGGTGGTCTCCTACCTGCGCACACTGCTGTCCACTCTACGCTGGGCACCTTTGAAGGAGGCCAAGAACAGGTCGTTTTGGGGACGCGATGCAGCCGGTAGCGAACGTGTGCTCGACGCGCTCATGGGAGCGGTGCGGAACTGGCTGAtcgccggccgccacgccaTCGTTCCAGTCTCCCGCTTCTTGGACGGCGTGCCTGTGGCTCAGGTGCCGTGGCTAAACGGATTCTACACCACGACCCCTTCGCTGCCGTTCTCAGCAGCGACTTCGTCCGCGGCTcgtcacgcgcgccgcgAGCGCTCGCACGTTCAGCAGCGTGTTTGGCTTCAGTTCGTCTTGTTCCTCACGCAGGACATACTGCCTTTCTTGCTGCGCGCGTCCTTCACGATTACGTGGAGTTCCAAGAATACGCACAaacttctttttttccctgCATTTGTGTGGCGTAGACTGATCCGCCGCGAGGTGCGTCGTACTCGATCTTGTGGTGCCCCGCGTTCGCAGATGCCACTGGCCGGGGAAAGCGCTCGCAGTGTTGGTGCTGAGCGTGTTGCGTTGTCCTCGGCACCATGCGCATGTGAAGGCGCGGCTACGGCTGCGCTCCCCACGCCCCACTCAGCGGCTTCCAAGGCATCTGCGGCCATTTCTGCACCGAGAGACGTATGGCGCGCCGTTCGTACTGACGGTGTGTTGGCGCATcggggcgcgcgcgcgacccTTGCcacacgcggcggcggtgcatccTGCCTGTACGCTAGCGTTCGCTTCCGCCCTGACCGGCGCAAGCTGCGACCCATTGCCgtggtgcgcagcgcgtctCTGCGGTCGTTGAAAGAAATGGCCCGTGGCTCACCGAGCCCGTACAGCCACGCAAGCGCCATCGTACGCTTGTTGTGCAGACTAGGGTGCAGTGACACCGATGGTCAGCTGCcggctgcgacagcgacacTGCTCAGGCGGGTGCAGGCACGCAGCCGTCACAACCACCATACTGGCGTTCATCGCTTTCCCCACCCGCTGCCCCCGCACCTTCCGCACAAGGCAGCATTGCGGGACGCACTGCGCTGCTTGGTAAGCGGagtggaggagcagcgcgtgcgggACGGTCTGCCTCGCCTGAGCAACCTCTCCCACCAAGACGAGTACGCAGAGCTGCGCAGTTTttgcgaggaggtgcggagGAGGCCCGCTCTGCCGTGCGAAGGTCCTGCGGGGACAGCGCCAGTGGTTTCATCGGCGTCACCGCCGAGCGCGGCTGCCTGTTGTTTCGCGCCTTACGTTACCCTCGTCCGCAGCGATGCCTCGCGTTGCTACGATAACTTACCACAAGAGCGGGTGCTCGCAGCAGTGGCGTCTCTGGTGAAGCATGACGCCTACCGCGTGCTTCGCTTTACCGCCATTCACGCCCTGGATGGCGAGGCAGCGTGCAAGGGTGGGTGCCTGCTCCGGCGCACCTTCACGACGCGCACCATCGCgtgcgcggaggcggagtgCGGCGTTCTGGCTCGAATTCCTCGCGGCCACATCTAttgggaggaggaggaggaggggcgcacACTGAGTGGGCCCCataccaccgctgccgtttcTCGCACAACCAAGGCtagcagccgctgcggcgcgaaCCTGATTTCCGGTGCCGCTGTCCGCGCACTCCTGAGCGAACACTTACGGCACCATCTCGTTGTCGTGTCGGGAGGCAACTTGCTCGAACAGCGCGTCGGAATCCTGCAGGGCTCCCCGGTGGCGATGCTCCTGTGCGACCGCCTCTTCTCCGACGTCGTGGACACAGCTCTGTCGGGTATCCTGAGCGAGCACGCGGagcggtcgctgctgctgcgtcgggTCGACGATGTGCTTGTTGCCACCACATcacccgctgcggcggagaggtgcctgcaggcgatgcagcgcggCTGGCCTTCGGTGGGGTACCTGAGCAACCCGAGCAAGTTAACGCTGTCGACAGCATGCGGCAGCCTCGTTCCCTGGTGCGGTCTTCTCCTACACGACACGACGCTCGAGGTCAGCGTGGAGTGGCGGCGTATTGGGGTTCTATTGGCGTCTCTCCGCGTCGGCGATCCCCACTACGTGCATCGTGGGGATCACGAGCCGTTGTACTTGACGCAGCGCTTTCTtgcagtgctgcagctgcgtgtgGCACCCACGGTGCTGTGCGGACGTATGAACTCCAAAACCCGTCAGCTGCAGACCTTCTACGAGGTTGGTCTGCTGTGGAGCCGTgtggtgctggagaaggtgcAGGAGGCCTTGCCGGCGGCGCGTAATCGCTGTGTGGCGGTGCTACTGCTGCATCCGCTCGCCGTATGCGTGGGTCGTCTGTGTCGGCTGTTGAATCGTCATCAGCGCTTTCTAGCGGCCCGGAAGTCTGCGTGCGACGTGTCGGCTGCCGAGGTGCGGGCCTGCGTTTTAACAGCACTTCATCGCACGGTGCAAGCCAAGTTGAGGGTGCTACAGGCTCGCACCGTTCGCGTGATGACCGCGCAGAGAGGGCGGACACCGAGAGGGACCTCTCTGAAAGGGCGACAGAAGCCCCCTTGCACCAACAAGGCATCGTCTGCTGGATGCAAGTATTGCGAGCGACGCCGCAAAGGCCGTAATCGTCGTTGTAGCACGCGTGTCTGCTTGCGCTCCTTCTGGTGGTTGGCTGCCGCAGAGGTCGAGTtgcagtggcgccgctccCTCGGAGCCCTGCAcagagcagcaccacaccCTGGCGAAGCGCGCGGGTCGACCGCACCTTCACTTTCACCGAGTGCGTCGGCATCATTGCTGATGGAAGATGGCCCTTTATcgatgcacgcgcgtgcgctaAGCGCGACGCGACTCTCGCAGACTTGA